A region of Paenibacillus thiaminolyticus DNA encodes the following proteins:
- a CDS encoding ABC transporter permease yields the protein MKIANDFKYVFQMQLFRSIGPLMFFTIIQVFMSLGIVIGFRYLFDDLDNQSLLYLATGAPTFILVLTGLVILPMQIGNAKVEGYVEFTRTWPVNRAVIIGADTSIWLGITIPGLCIATLFAHLMFNPGYDISWIVIPALLLIALTSIGVGYGFSYLFPQDVTFAVSQFIAFGALMFSPLNFPIERLPEWFQAVHYVLPFYSMAEVMRASLAASTFEASIWNYITLCIWCVVGYGGAIWILNRK from the coding sequence ATGAAGATAGCGAACGATTTCAAATATGTCTTTCAAATGCAGTTGTTTCGAAGCATCGGCCCGCTTATGTTTTTTACAATCATCCAAGTCTTCATGTCTCTGGGGATTGTAATCGGATTCAGGTATCTGTTTGATGATCTGGATAACCAAAGCCTGCTGTATCTTGCCACTGGAGCTCCTACATTCATTCTCGTCCTCACGGGTCTTGTTATTTTGCCGATGCAGATCGGCAACGCCAAAGTCGAAGGCTATGTTGAATTTACCCGCACCTGGCCCGTTAACCGTGCCGTGATCATCGGAGCGGACACGTCGATCTGGCTCGGAATAACGATACCGGGATTATGCATCGCAACCCTGTTCGCCCATTTAATGTTTAATCCCGGATACGACATCTCATGGATAGTCATTCCGGCTTTGCTGTTAATTGCGTTAACATCCATCGGCGTAGGCTATGGATTTTCGTATCTGTTTCCGCAGGATGTGACTTTTGCGGTGTCCCAATTTATTGCCTTCGGGGCCCTAATGTTTTCTCCTCTTAATTTTCCGATTGAGCGGCTGCCGGAATGGTTTCAAGCGGTACATTACGTGCTGCCGTTCTACTCCATGGCCGAGGTCATGCGCGCTTCATTGGCCGCGTCAACCTTCGAGGCTTCGATATGGAACTACATCACCTTATGTATTTGGTGCGTGGTAGGATACGGCGGCGCGATCTGGATTCTGAACCGGAAGTAA
- a CDS encoding 3-hydroxyacyl-CoA dehydrogenase family protein, translating into MKDIDATSLQQIPRKIERNIRNYRMISPALREWETDGILSRIAVTDTYEHFAEVSWVIENITEDWEAKSRLYRELGEVCSKDTFYGANTSCISPTKLASLLDKQQILVEDSPGFVSNRLSHLFMNEAAFLVQEGVAKPRQIDLMFKKGYSHKMGPLETADLIRLDTVVRSLDVLYKEYGDSKFRCCTLLRKMVDAGLLGRKSSQGFYHY; encoded by the coding sequence GTGAAGGATATAGATGCGACGTCTTTGCAGCAAATACCACGAAAAATCGAACGCAATATTCGAAATTATCGTATGATTTCTCCGGCCTTGCGCGAATGGGAAACGGACGGCATCCTCAGCCGGATTGCCGTAACGGATACATATGAGCATTTTGCAGAGGTTTCCTGGGTGATCGAAAACATAACCGAGGATTGGGAGGCCAAAAGCCGGCTATATCGGGAACTGGGCGAGGTGTGCAGCAAAGACACGTTCTACGGTGCCAATACAAGCTGTATTTCGCCAACCAAGCTTGCCTCCTTGCTGGACAAGCAGCAGATTCTCGTCGAGGATTCTCCCGGCTTCGTGTCCAACCGGTTGTCTCATTTATTCATGAATGAAGCGGCGTTCCTGGTCCAGGAGGGGGTGGCGAAGCCAAGGCAGATCGATCTGATGTTCAAGAAAGGTTATTCTCATAAAATGGGTCCACTGGAAACAGCGGATCTGATCAGGCTGGATACCGTCGTTCGTTCGCTGGATGTCTTGTATAAGGAATACGGCGACTCGAAGTTCAGATGCTGCACGTTGTTGAGGAAGATGG